A genomic region of Serratia fonticola contains the following coding sequences:
- a CDS encoding response regulator transcription factor, whose translation MYSALVIDDYPAILVAIKSLLMESPSFEKVFVASNSKQSLDILKKNAIDLVIMDIELQGDDGFLLLKKIKRDFPAIKSLFFSSKNESIYSLRALEVKANGFISKDRELKEILFAAEHVLNGYLFFPSDILSSIPGVATHGEHSEPSHSLTAREVSVLSYLIKGYKNKEIAQMLFISSKTVSTYKTRIMTKLGVKSVIEMANYAAKNNLL comes from the coding sequence ATGTATTCTGCTTTGGTTATTGATGACTACCCAGCAATACTCGTTGCGATTAAATCATTGTTGATGGAGTCACCTTCTTTTGAGAAGGTTTTTGTTGCCTCTAACAGCAAGCAAAGTCTGGATATTCTGAAGAAAAATGCGATCGACTTGGTGATTATGGATATTGAGCTGCAAGGTGATGACGGTTTTTTACTGTTGAAAAAAATAAAAAGAGATTTCCCAGCCATTAAATCGCTTTTCTTCTCATCTAAAAATGAATCGATCTACTCACTGCGTGCGCTTGAGGTCAAAGCCAACGGCTTTATTAGTAAAGATCGAGAACTGAAGGAGATACTGTTTGCTGCAGAGCACGTGTTAAACGGGTATCTTTTTTTTCCTTCGGACATCCTGAGCAGTATTCCTGGCGTGGCCACCCACGGAGAACACTCTGAGCCTTCCCATTCGTTAACAGCGAGAGAGGTCAGCGTGCTGAGTTATTTAATTAAAGGCTATAAAAACAAAGAGATAGCTCAAATGCTGTTTATCAGTAGTAAGACTGTCAGTACGTATAAGACTCGTATTATGACCAAGCTGGGAGTGAAATCAGTGATTGAAATGGCCAACTATGCCGCTAAGAATAATTTATTATGA
- a CDS encoding type I secretion system permease/ATPase has protein sequence MSEQLSVAPVIPSPAFDNIEDHGADTLLWAVEWLCQHHNKLASKEVLYAGLPRSKKLDPELALRMLDQVGVAAGWIKRDLAKISTYLFPLVIARNDGTYCIIASRKGKKGHYLYQMVVPESGGTLSLSEAEVIENYNGYAMVANPKPQLDKRSDDEILPQANREGHWLFSTLWRYRHYFYSAALAALLANILTLATTFFTMNVYDRVIPTQAYVTLWSLAIGVLIAIVFEFTSRQVRTYLIDVAGKKADLVLGAKLFRQVMAMRMESKPQSTGSFANQLRDFEAVRDFVTSATLSTLSDLPFCILFMFIIYLIGGQLAVVPLVAVPIILAVSVLIQWPLSRYMGENIREISLKQGLLIEAVEGLEALKAARGEGVMQKRWDDFSALAAASSMKTRYLSSLTSNFVTFMQQVTTVVIVLYGVYLIHAGDLTMGSMIGVVILSGRSLGPLAAVVGLALRYQHAKTALKSLNQLMELPTERDPAINYLPTPKFTGNLRLKKVGFAYPVPGVMVPPPILDNINITIQAGERVAIIGSIGSGKSTLLRVMGRIFQPRTGQISIDGVDATQVDPADWRAAVGYVSQDCRLFFGTLRYNVTIGNPGASTEEFLRVARMTGLDRIAAKHPLGYDMPVGEMGNGLSGGQKQLVALARCLLLRPKILLMDEPTSSMDAMTETLFIRQLQKAIEGQTLVIVTHRTSVLNIFDRLIVLDDGHVIADGPKEQVIAMLNANTQKNSQKNAQIQSQ, from the coding sequence ATGAGTGAACAATTGTCGGTTGCTCCGGTGATCCCATCACCGGCGTTTGACAATATTGAGGATCATGGTGCGGACACTTTGCTGTGGGCTGTGGAATGGTTATGCCAACATCATAATAAGCTGGCCAGTAAAGAGGTATTATATGCAGGCTTGCCACGCAGCAAAAAACTGGATCCTGAATTGGCTTTGCGCATGCTGGATCAGGTGGGTGTCGCCGCTGGTTGGATAAAGCGCGATCTCGCTAAAATTTCGACCTATCTTTTCCCACTGGTTATTGCACGTAACGATGGTACTTACTGCATCATTGCTTCCCGCAAGGGGAAAAAGGGCCACTATCTCTATCAGATGGTCGTGCCGGAAAGCGGGGGAACGCTGAGTTTAAGCGAAGCAGAAGTCATCGAGAATTATAATGGTTATGCCATGGTGGCTAACCCAAAACCGCAGCTTGATAAGCGTTCTGATGACGAAATCCTGCCACAGGCAAACCGTGAAGGGCACTGGTTGTTTAGTACCCTGTGGCGTTATCGTCATTATTTTTACAGCGCAGCACTGGCCGCACTGCTGGCCAATATCCTGACGCTGGCAACCACTTTCTTCACGATGAACGTGTATGACCGCGTGATCCCTACGCAGGCCTACGTCACGCTATGGTCATTGGCGATAGGCGTGTTGATTGCCATTGTGTTTGAGTTTACCTCAAGGCAGGTGCGTACCTATCTGATCGATGTGGCAGGCAAAAAAGCCGATCTGGTACTTGGCGCAAAATTGTTCCGCCAGGTGATGGCCATGCGCATGGAGAGCAAGCCGCAATCGACCGGCTCATTCGCCAACCAGCTTCGTGATTTTGAAGCCGTACGCGATTTTGTCACCTCGGCAACGCTGTCGACGCTATCGGATTTGCCGTTCTGCATTCTGTTCATGTTCATCATTTATCTGATTGGTGGGCAGTTGGCGGTTGTGCCTTTGGTCGCCGTGCCGATTATTTTGGCGGTCAGCGTACTGATTCAGTGGCCACTGAGCCGCTACATGGGGGAAAACATCCGTGAAATTTCGCTGAAACAAGGGTTATTGATCGAAGCGGTAGAGGGGTTGGAAGCGCTCAAAGCAGCCCGGGGCGAAGGCGTGATGCAGAAACGCTGGGATGACTTCAGCGCTCTGGCGGCGGCTTCATCAATGAAAACGCGTTACCTGTCTTCCCTGACCTCCAACTTTGTCACTTTTATGCAGCAGGTCACCACGGTAGTCATCGTGTTGTATGGCGTCTATCTGATCCATGCTGGTGATTTGACGATGGGCTCGATGATTGGGGTGGTGATCCTCTCTGGCCGTTCTTTGGGGCCATTGGCGGCGGTCGTGGGGCTTGCGTTGCGTTATCAACATGCCAAAACCGCGCTCAAGTCACTCAATCAACTGATGGAATTACCGACGGAACGGGATCCGGCTATCAACTATTTACCGACGCCAAAGTTCACCGGCAATTTGCGCCTGAAAAAAGTGGGCTTTGCCTACCCGGTGCCGGGGGTTATGGTGCCGCCGCCTATTCTGGATAATATCAATATCACCATCCAGGCGGGGGAACGGGTGGCCATTATCGGCAGTATCGGCAGTGGGAAATCGACACTGTTACGCGTGATGGGCCGTATATTTCAGCCGCGTACCGGCCAGATTTCTATCGACGGTGTTGATGCGACTCAGGTCGATCCGGCGGATTGGCGAGCTGCGGTGGGGTATGTGAGCCAGGACTGCCGTTTGTTCTTTGGCACACTGCGCTACAACGTGACCATTGGTAATCCAGGCGCCAGTACCGAGGAGTTTCTGCGTGTGGCGCGAATGACCGGTCTGGACCGCATTGCCGCCAAGCATCCATTGGGCTACGACATGCCGGTGGGGGAAATGGGTAATGGGTTGTCTGGTGGCCAAAAGCAGCTCGTGGCACTAGCACGCTGTCTGTTGTTAAGACCGAAAATATTGCTGATGGACGAGCCGACAAGCTCAATGGATGCCATGACAGAAACCCTGTTTATCCGCCAACTGCAAAAGGCAATCGAAGGGCAAACATTGGTTATCGTGACACACCGTACGTCCGTGTTGAATATCTTTGACCGGCTGATCGTCTTGGATGATGGGCATGTGATTGCTGATGGACCCAAAGAGCAGGTTATCGCCATGCTGAATGCCAATACCCAGAAAAATAGCCAAAAGAATGCCCAGATTCAAAGTCAATAA
- a CDS encoding LuxR C-terminal-related transcriptional regulator has translation MNRITNKSVNVLLVTSCSFTELAVKTLLDSLQASLSKPLNIAPNEYYERNNITLDFIICAGDLFNEMSLHSIAKIKAALKHSHFSTKMVFITSRQRFSLSYFISILCRKECYCIAIDQSVEKMILTLEPVFTQSDVFNPPPRNAHLTTREKEIIIGLIKQVKPIYLSKRYAVDQKTISAHKMNALRKLNVERLSEIISLNVLT, from the coding sequence ATGAATAGAATAACAAATAAATCTGTCAATGTACTACTTGTTACTTCATGTTCCTTTACTGAATTGGCGGTCAAGACCCTTCTGGACAGTTTGCAGGCATCATTGAGCAAACCATTGAATATTGCGCCTAATGAGTACTACGAAAGGAATAATATTACATTGGACTTTATCATTTGTGCTGGCGATCTCTTCAATGAAATGAGTTTACACAGCATTGCCAAGATAAAGGCGGCGTTGAAGCATTCTCATTTCTCTACGAAGATGGTATTCATTACTTCCAGGCAGAGGTTTTCACTGAGTTACTTCATTTCAATCTTGTGTCGGAAAGAGTGCTATTGTATCGCTATCGATCAAAGCGTAGAAAAGATGATCTTGACGCTGGAGCCCGTTTTTACCCAGTCTGATGTTTTCAACCCCCCCCCACGTAACGCGCATCTGACCACGAGAGAAAAAGAGATTATCATTGGGCTAATCAAGCAAGTTAAACCTATCTATTTATCAAAAAGATATGCTGTAGATCAGAAAACGATAAGCGCACATAAGATGAATGCATTGAGGAAATTGAATGTTGAGCGATTATCGGAAATTATCAGTC
- a CDS encoding TolC family protein, translating to MARNKCEFHRLTVATAVAVCLPFSSLAEINTPVSTDAGAEALQHITEQDIASLPPMITQQQYGSQHAVEAPSVLQSIAAMDNIGEPAVVEHHAEVAPVPQAQSAPLIAPHSEEAKVANAAGTQVFAKSLENPVTIKTTEARIVTTHMATPATNNNTEAPVLAKSGQTWQPAQSHSEPVLVDRKRLAATLNRADTALPTGRSSEAGKGSNPAALKNNPDFFPPVQKYYQPDPAYNNVRWNGEIDGESGQRTPVNATPASFKSQRNSASRAFLRQMVSLALTHSPEIRSSEADVLAAGYQVDQTKGQRWPQVQLGIATPLSNQGSSNTTRNNTKISDTSGSISVTTPIYDWGKISNQIDSAEEGVNAAVSSQNYTKEQLAYSTISELMNLSRYQENRAVALAYVGRMKQLADMLEQITAADKGRASEFTQAKAKLLSARASLDDIEHQVSSSRIKLVRLLGIEPNIPANISWQDSVMPSSMALAALNKNPNLLKLQAQVKAAEYDAESIQAANLPQLNWVVSKNTAKDINGDETGWYTGLNVQWNAFSGGSQKAAQMAARAKANGAQQQYEVAYRDLEYQINSMIQTRDSSFMRADDFDRLSVETDRVRKMFYDQWYNLGKRTLLDVLTAENDHFNNQLSAINNRYDGYISNINVIASAAMLLSWVGK from the coding sequence GTGGCACGAAATAAATGTGAATTCCATCGGTTGACAGTGGCCACGGCAGTAGCGGTATGTTTACCCTTTTCTTCTTTGGCGGAGATTAACACACCTGTTTCAACGGATGCGGGGGCTGAAGCCTTGCAGCACATCACGGAGCAGGATATTGCCTCTTTGCCCCCGATGATTACGCAACAGCAATATGGCAGTCAGCATGCGGTCGAGGCGCCTTCAGTGCTGCAGAGCATTGCTGCGATGGATAATATCGGGGAACCCGCGGTTGTCGAGCACCACGCCGAGGTGGCCCCAGTGCCACAGGCTCAGTCTGCTCCGCTGATTGCACCACACAGTGAGGAAGCGAAAGTGGCTAACGCTGCTGGAACCCAGGTATTCGCCAAGAGTCTGGAAAATCCGGTAACGATAAAAACAACCGAAGCTCGCATTGTTACCACGCACATGGCAACGCCAGCGACGAACAATAATACCGAGGCGCCGGTGTTGGCCAAGAGTGGTCAGACATGGCAACCGGCTCAAAGCCATTCTGAGCCCGTATTAGTGGACCGCAAGCGCCTGGCCGCAACATTGAATCGTGCTGATACAGCTTTGCCAACAGGCAGATCCTCTGAGGCGGGTAAAGGAAGCAATCCGGCTGCATTGAAGAATAACCCTGATTTCTTCCCGCCAGTGCAGAAATATTACCAACCCGATCCCGCTTATAACAATGTGCGCTGGAATGGAGAGATTGACGGTGAAAGTGGCCAACGTACGCCTGTCAATGCAACACCGGCGTCTTTCAAAAGCCAACGAAATAGCGCATCACGCGCTTTCCTGCGCCAGATGGTTTCTTTGGCCCTGACGCACAGCCCTGAGATTCGCTCATCTGAGGCGGATGTATTAGCCGCAGGCTATCAGGTCGATCAGACCAAAGGCCAGCGCTGGCCGCAGGTACAGCTTGGGATCGCGACCCCCTTGTCCAACCAGGGGAGCAGCAATACCACACGTAACAATACTAAAATCAGTGACACCAGTGGCTCAATCTCGGTGACGACGCCGATTTATGACTGGGGGAAAATCAGTAACCAGATTGATAGCGCCGAAGAGGGCGTGAACGCGGCGGTAAGCTCGCAAAATTACACCAAAGAGCAATTGGCCTATAGCACGATCTCGGAATTGATGAACCTGAGCCGCTATCAAGAGAACCGAGCGGTGGCGTTAGCCTATGTCGGGCGAATGAAACAGTTGGCCGATATGCTGGAACAGATCACCGCTGCCGATAAAGGGCGTGCCAGTGAATTTACTCAGGCCAAGGCCAAGCTGCTTTCGGCGCGGGCCAGCCTTGATGATATCGAACATCAGGTGAGCAGCAGCCGTATCAAATTGGTTCGTTTGCTGGGTATTGAGCCTAATATACCGGCGAATATTTCCTGGCAGGATTCGGTGATGCCCTCTTCGATGGCACTGGCCGCATTGAACAAAAATCCTAACTTGCTGAAGTTACAGGCGCAGGTAAAAGCAGCGGAATACGATGCAGAAAGCATTCAGGCCGCCAACTTGCCGCAGCTTAATTGGGTGGTATCAAAAAATACGGCGAAAGATATCAACGGCGATGAAACCGGTTGGTATACAGGATTAAACGTTCAATGGAATGCCTTCAGTGGCGGCTCACAAAAAGCGGCGCAGATGGCGGCCAGAGCCAAAGCGAATGGGGCACAGCAACAATATGAAGTGGCTTATCGCGACCTTGAGTATCAAATCAACAGCATGATCCAGACGCGTGACTCATCATTTATGCGTGCTGATGATTTCGACCGTTTGTCGGTGGAAACCGATCGGGTTAGGAAAATGTTCTATGACCAGTGGTATAACCTGGGTAAACGCACATTGTTAGATGTGCTGACGGCAGAGAATGATCATTTTAATAATCAGCTGTCTGCGATTAACAATCGCTATGATGGTTATATTTCTAATATTAATGTCATCGCCAGCGCAGCCATGCTGCTTAGCTGGGTAGGTAAGTAA
- a CDS encoding OmpA family protein, which yields MKLVRHGVKTIIAGAFVLAFSTLPVNVFAETTDINDNVDASLSPYSPAPRGADGGQAYRPVAKVVPELAQIVFYYPQGNIPATINVDRELQSALLPGEFTVFCVDPGVHAIESYFNDRPRYQGKQNPSHQIRVHGSETYFLQVNPGSNGSTTALAERQTAEAELKSMRKQTRIINRASQVKPCEYVNGGGVVLIQESILFRFGKSHYDGIVPSSAAKLKNVIQFIKQGNSVSEIQLTGYTDAIGDSESNQRLSEARAKTVRDALIRAGIRADMIGNISGMGIAAGAEGCGVSRNQQDVGCNTNSRRVDIVVR from the coding sequence ATGAAATTAGTTCGTCACGGAGTTAAAACAATTATTGCTGGCGCTTTTGTTCTGGCGTTCAGCACGTTGCCTGTCAATGTGTTCGCTGAAACAACAGATATCAATGATAATGTTGATGCGTCTTTAAGCCCGTATTCACCGGCACCGAGGGGCGCTGATGGGGGACAAGCCTATCGCCCGGTCGCCAAGGTGGTGCCAGAACTGGCCCAAATCGTCTTTTATTATCCGCAAGGGAATATACCGGCGACAATCAATGTGGATCGCGAATTACAATCAGCCCTTTTACCGGGGGAATTCACCGTATTTTGCGTTGATCCTGGCGTACACGCGATCGAATCTTATTTTAACGATCGGCCACGTTACCAAGGTAAACAGAACCCGTCCCATCAGATTAGGGTTCATGGCTCGGAAACTTATTTTCTACAGGTTAACCCCGGTTCAAACGGCAGTACCACAGCTTTGGCAGAGCGCCAGACTGCGGAAGCTGAGCTGAAATCAATGCGTAAACAAACGCGCATCATTAATCGTGCCTCACAGGTGAAACCTTGTGAGTATGTTAACGGTGGTGGTGTCGTGCTGATCCAGGAGAGCATATTGTTCCGCTTTGGCAAGAGTCACTACGATGGCATCGTGCCGAGTTCTGCAGCCAAGTTGAAAAACGTGATTCAGTTTATCAAGCAAGGGAACAGCGTCAGCGAGATCCAGCTTACCGGTTACACGGATGCGATTGGCGACAGTGAATCCAATCAACGGTTGTCAGAGGCGCGAGCTAAAACGGTAAGGGATGCTCTGATCCGGGCCGGCATCCGCGCTGATATGATCGGCAACATCAGCGGGATGGGTATTGCTGCAGGTGCTGAAGGCTGTGGTGTTAGTCGCAACCAGCAGGATGTAGGCTGCAACACCAATAGTCGCCGTGTCGATATCGTTGTCAGGTAA
- a CDS encoding HlyD family type I secretion periplasmic adaptor subunit yields the protein MMSKDDLTARPANDMNKSDGGNIKNIALNSGDKIKSNKKISHEEKREKVESEDVQFINDLQAALISQRTPFSMIMLYIIALILIVALVWAHFARVEEITRGDGKIIPASREQVIQSLEGGILEELNVREGDVVEKGQVLLKMDPTRAGSSYGESLSKVLGLKATIARLRAQSYDTPLTFPPEVLAVPSLVKDETKAYNAQLKTLNESVDALKKSLSLAEDEVQLSAPLAKKGLVSDVEILRLRRQANEFRLQIAERTNRFRSDANSELNKQESELAQAEEIMRGRQDIMTRTTILAPVRGTVNNIRTTTRGGVIQQGAEIMTVIPLEDNLLVEAKIKPSDVAFIHPGLPATVKITAYDYAIYGGLSGVVEHLSSDTLIDEEKARTGRGDSTYYRVYIRTNQAALHVKDKTFPIIPGMVANVEIRTGEKTILSYLLKPVLKAREAFRER from the coding sequence ATGATGAGTAAGGATGACTTGACGGCACGGCCAGCGAATGACATGAATAAAAGCGACGGTGGCAATATTAAAAATATTGCCCTGAATTCAGGTGACAAAATTAAATCGAATAAGAAAATATCCCATGAAGAAAAACGGGAGAAAGTTGAATCTGAAGATGTGCAGTTTATCAACGATCTTCAGGCCGCGCTGATTTCGCAAAGAACACCTTTCAGCATGATCATGTTGTATATCATTGCCCTGATCCTGATTGTGGCATTGGTATGGGCGCATTTTGCACGCGTTGAAGAAATTACCCGTGGTGATGGGAAAATTATTCCTGCCAGTCGTGAGCAGGTTATTCAGAGTCTGGAAGGCGGGATCCTGGAAGAGTTGAATGTTCGTGAAGGGGACGTGGTTGAAAAGGGGCAGGTATTGCTGAAGATGGACCCGACCCGAGCCGGTTCCAGCTATGGTGAATCACTCTCTAAAGTGTTGGGGCTTAAAGCGACTATCGCCCGTTTACGTGCACAATCCTACGATACCCCGCTGACGTTTCCGCCAGAGGTGTTGGCCGTGCCCAGCCTGGTTAAGGATGAAACCAAGGCTTACAACGCGCAATTGAAGACGTTGAACGAAAGCGTTGATGCGCTGAAAAAAAGCCTGTCTCTGGCTGAAGATGAAGTACAGCTCTCCGCGCCGTTAGCAAAGAAAGGGCTGGTTTCGGATGTGGAAATCTTACGCTTACGGCGGCAGGCGAATGAATTCCGTCTTCAGATTGCAGAACGAACCAACCGCTTTCGTTCCGATGCTAACAGCGAACTGAACAAGCAAGAATCGGAGCTGGCGCAGGCGGAGGAAATCATGCGTGGGCGGCAAGATATTATGACCAGAACCACCATTCTCGCGCCCGTAAGAGGCACGGTAAATAATATCCGGACGACGACTCGCGGTGGGGTTATTCAGCAAGGTGCAGAAATAATGACGGTTATTCCATTAGAGGATAACTTATTGGTGGAAGCCAAAATAAAGCCTTCGGATGTTGCTTTTATTCATCCCGGATTACCGGCTACCGTGAAAATAACAGCATATGACTATGCCATTTATGGCGGATTAAGCGGCGTGGTGGAGCATCTGAGCTCAGATACCTTGATTGACGAAGAGAAGGCTCGAACTGGGCGAGGGGACTCCACGTATTATCGCGTTTATATTCGGACCAATCAGGCCGCATTACATGTCAAGGATAAAACGTTTCCTATTATTCCAGGCATGGTCGCCAACGTGGAAATTAGAACAGGAGAAAAAACCATCCTGTCTTATCTGTTGAAGCCGGTATTAAAAGCACGAGAAGCATTCAGGGAGAGATAA